The Pseudomonas baetica genome includes a region encoding these proteins:
- a CDS encoding ABC transporter permease subunit, with protein sequence MPSGRKLVIGIPFIWLFLFFMLPFFLVMKISFSEAALSIPPYSEIYTYAEQKFQLLLNIGNYSMLGEDELYLSAYLGSLKVAALSTLMCLVIGFPMAYAITKTGKETQNVLLLLIMMPTWTAILIRVYAWMGILSNNGLLNGFLMWTGLTDHPIEILNTNTAVYIGVVYAYLPFMVLPLYANLVKHDGSLLEAASDLGSSNFNNFWKITVPLAKNGIIAGCMLVFIPVVGEFVIPELLGGPETLMIGRVLWQEFFNNRDWPMASALAVVMLLILIVPILLFNRSQAKEMEARG encoded by the coding sequence GTGCCCAGCGGACGCAAACTGGTGATCGGCATTCCGTTCATCTGGCTGTTCCTGTTCTTCATGCTGCCGTTCTTTCTGGTGATGAAGATCAGCTTCTCGGAAGCCGCACTGTCAATCCCGCCCTACTCGGAGATCTACACCTACGCCGAACAGAAATTCCAGCTGCTGCTGAACATCGGTAACTACAGCATGCTCGGCGAAGACGAGCTGTATCTGTCGGCCTACCTCGGTTCGTTGAAGGTCGCCGCACTGAGCACGCTGATGTGTCTGGTGATCGGTTTTCCGATGGCCTACGCAATCACCAAAACCGGCAAGGAAACGCAAAACGTCCTGCTGCTGTTGATCATGATGCCGACCTGGACCGCGATCCTGATCCGCGTGTATGCGTGGATGGGCATCCTCAGCAACAACGGTTTGCTCAACGGGTTTCTGATGTGGACGGGGCTCACCGATCACCCGATCGAGATCCTCAACACCAACACAGCCGTGTATATCGGCGTGGTTTATGCCTATCTGCCGTTCATGGTGTTGCCGCTGTACGCCAACCTTGTGAAGCACGATGGCAGCTTGCTGGAAGCCGCGTCGGACCTGGGTTCGAGCAACTTCAACAACTTCTGGAAAATCACCGTGCCGCTGGCCAAGAACGGCATTATTGCAGGCTGCATGCTGGTGTTCATTCCGGTGGTCGGTGAGTTCGTGATTCCGGAACTGCTGGGTGGCCCGGAGACGCTGATGATCGGCCGCGTGCTGTGGCAAGAGTTCTTCAATAACCGCGACTGGCCGATGGCATCTGCCCTGGCGGTGGTGATGCTGTTGATCCTGATTGTGCCGATTCTGCTGTTCAACCGCAGCCAGGCCAAAGAGATGGAGGCACGGGGATGA
- a CDS encoding polyamine ABC transporter substrate-binding protein produces the protein MKMFGRTLLTLSLMGAMVMGAQANDKVLRVYNWSDYIAPDTVKKFEDETGIRVTYDVFDSNETLEARLLAGKSGYDLVVPSNSFLAKQIKAGVYQPLDKSKLPNWKNLNPVLLKNAAASDPDNAHAFPYMWGSIGIGFNPDKVKEVLGANAPTNSWDLLFKPENAEKLKACGISFLDSPTEMLPAALHYLGYPVNDKDKAHILEAEALFMKIRPYVAYFHSSKYISDLANGNICVAVGYSGDVLQAKARAVESGNKVKIDYSIPKEGAGSFYDMVAIPRDAANVDNAYLFMDFLMRPDIIAEITNSNGYSNANSAATPLVDEAIRNDPGSYPSQAVMATLYAVPDQPIATQRIMTRGWTRVKLGK, from the coding sequence ATGAAAATGTTTGGCAGGACTCTGCTGACACTGTCCTTAATGGGCGCAATGGTCATGGGCGCCCAGGCCAACGACAAGGTGCTGCGTGTTTACAACTGGTCCGATTACATCGCGCCGGACACCGTCAAGAAGTTCGAAGACGAGACCGGCATCCGCGTGACCTACGACGTGTTCGACAGCAACGAAACCCTTGAGGCGCGTTTGCTGGCGGGCAAATCCGGCTACGACCTCGTCGTGCCGTCCAACAGTTTCCTGGCCAAGCAGATCAAGGCCGGCGTCTATCAGCCGCTGGACAAATCGAAGCTGCCGAACTGGAAAAATCTCAACCCGGTGCTGCTGAAAAATGCCGCCGCCAGTGACCCGGACAACGCTCACGCGTTCCCGTACATGTGGGGCTCGATCGGCATCGGTTTCAACCCGGACAAGGTCAAGGAAGTGCTCGGCGCCAACGCCCCGACCAACTCCTGGGACTTGCTGTTCAAGCCGGAGAACGCCGAGAAGCTCAAGGCGTGCGGCATCAGTTTCCTCGACTCGCCGACCGAAATGCTTCCGGCCGCCCTGCACTACCTGGGCTATCCGGTGAACGACAAGGACAAGGCGCACATCCTCGAAGCCGAAGCGCTGTTCATGAAAATCCGCCCGTATGTGGCGTACTTCCATTCTTCGAAGTACATCTCGGATCTGGCCAACGGCAACATCTGCGTGGCCGTCGGTTATTCCGGTGACGTGCTGCAGGCCAAGGCCCGCGCCGTAGAATCGGGCAACAAGGTGAAGATCGACTACAGCATTCCCAAGGAAGGCGCCGGCAGTTTCTACGACATGGTCGCCATCCCGCGCGATGCGGCGAACGTCGACAACGCGTACCTGTTCATGGACTTCCTGATGCGTCCGGACATCATCGCCGAGATCACCAACAGCAACGGCTACAGCAATGCCAACTCGGCCGCCACACCGCTGGTGGACGAAGCGATCCGCAACGACCCGGGCTCGTATCCATCGCAAGCGGTGATGGCGACGTTGTATGCGGTGCCGGATCAGCCGATTGCGACCCAGCGGATCATGACCCGCGGCTGGACCCGGGTGAAACTCGGCAAGTGA
- a CDS encoding DUF1428 domain-containing protein: protein MAYIDIFVAPVPTANREPYKKHAEIAAVLFKEYGALSVVECWGDDVPDGKLTSFPMAVKLKEGETVASGWLIWPDKATRDAGMAKMMDDPRMQPDVNPMPFDGQRMIYGGFQYLIEP from the coding sequence ATGGCTTACATCGATATTTTTGTAGCGCCCGTGCCGACTGCCAATCGTGAACCGTACAAAAAACATGCTGAGATTGCTGCGGTACTCTTCAAGGAATACGGCGCCCTGAGCGTGGTTGAATGCTGGGGTGATGATGTGCCGGACGGCAAGCTCACCTCGTTTCCGATGGCGGTAAAACTCAAGGAAGGCGAAACCGTAGCCTCCGGCTGGCTGATCTGGCCAGACAAAGCCACGCGCGATGCCGGCATGGCGAAAATGATGGACGACCCGCGCATGCAACCGGACGTCAACCCGATGCCGTTTGATGGGCAGCGGATGATCTACGGCGGCTTCCAATACCTCATCGAACCGTAA
- the paoA gene encoding aldehyde dehydrogenase iron-sulfur subunit PaoA, whose protein sequence is MPISRRRFLILGAVTATAFAMPPFISLKAYAANLEQSAMSKVTIQVNGKPQALEVDNRTTLLDALREHLHLTGSKKGCDHGQCGACTVIADGRRINACLTLAVMHEGAEITTIEGLGMPDNLHPMQAAFIKHDGYQCGYCTPGQICSAVAVIQEIRDGIPSHVSPSLTESPQLIAAEFQERMSGNICRCGAYSNIIEAITEVAEVPA, encoded by the coding sequence ATGCCGATTTCCAGACGTAGATTTCTGATCCTCGGCGCCGTGACCGCGACGGCGTTCGCAATGCCCCCCTTCATCAGCCTCAAGGCCTACGCGGCCAATCTGGAGCAATCGGCCATGAGCAAAGTAACCATTCAAGTCAATGGCAAGCCCCAGGCCCTTGAAGTCGACAACCGCACGACCCTGCTCGACGCCCTGCGCGAACACCTGCACCTGACCGGCAGCAAAAAAGGCTGCGACCACGGCCAGTGCGGCGCCTGCACGGTGATCGCCGATGGCCGGCGGATCAATGCCTGCCTGACCCTGGCGGTGATGCACGAGGGAGCCGAGATCACCACCATCGAAGGCCTCGGCATGCCGGACAACCTGCATCCGATGCAAGCGGCGTTCATCAAACACGATGGCTATCAGTGCGGTTATTGCACGCCGGGGCAGATCTGTTCGGCGGTGGCGGTCATCCAGGAAATCCGCGATGGCATTCCCAGCCATGTCAGCCCTAGCCTGACCGAGTCGCCACAACTGATCGCCGCTGAATTCCAGGAACGCATGAGCGGCAATATCTGCCGCTGCGGCGCCTACTCGAACATCATCGAAGCCATCACTGAAGTCGCGGAGGTGCCGGCATGA
- a CDS encoding ABC transporter permease subunit: MKRFGFSKFMLIFGLMFIYLPMLILVIYSFNASKLVTVWGGWSVKWYVGLLDNTQLMGSVLRSLEIACYTAVAAVALGTLAAFVLTRVTRFKGRTLFGGLVTAPLVMPEVITGLSLLLLFVAMAQLIGWPQERGIVTIWIAHTTFCAAYVAVVVSARLRELDLSIEEAAMDLGAKPFKVFFLITIPMIAPSLAAGGMMSFALSLDDLVLASFVSGPGSTTLPMEVFSAVRLGVKPEINAVASLILLAVSLVTFLVWYFGRKAEANRKRAIQEAMDQTANESWQQPQRAATA; this comes from the coding sequence ATGAAACGCTTCGGTTTTTCCAAGTTCATGCTGATCTTCGGCTTGATGTTTATCTATCTGCCGATGCTGATTCTGGTGATCTACTCGTTCAACGCCTCGAAACTGGTGACGGTGTGGGGCGGCTGGTCGGTGAAGTGGTACGTCGGCCTGCTCGACAACACGCAACTGATGGGTTCGGTGCTGCGCTCGCTGGAAATCGCCTGCTACACCGCGGTTGCCGCAGTGGCGTTGGGCACCCTCGCCGCCTTCGTGCTGACGCGCGTCACCCGCTTCAAGGGCCGCACGCTGTTTGGTGGTCTGGTCACCGCGCCGCTGGTGATGCCTGAGGTGATTACCGGTCTGTCGCTGTTGCTGCTGTTCGTGGCGATGGCGCAGTTGATCGGCTGGCCGCAGGAGCGTGGCATCGTCACCATCTGGATCGCCCACACCACGTTTTGTGCAGCCTATGTGGCGGTGGTAGTCTCCGCCCGCCTGCGTGAACTGGACCTGTCGATTGAAGAAGCGGCGATGGATCTGGGAGCGAAACCGTTCAAGGTGTTTTTCCTGATCACCATTCCGATGATCGCCCCATCGCTGGCGGCGGGCGGGATGATGTCGTTCGCCTTGTCGCTGGATGACCTGGTGTTGGCCAGCTTCGTCTCCGGCCCAGGCTCGACGACGTTGCCGATGGAAGTGTTCTCGGCGGTACGTCTGGGCGTGAAGCCTGAGATCAACGCCGTGGCGAGTCTGATTCTGCTGGCGGTGTCGCTGGTGACCTTCCTCGTGTGGTACTTCGGTCGCAAGGCCGAGGCCAACCGCAAACGTGCGATTCAGGAAGCGATGGATCAGACAGCGAACGAGTCGTGGCAGCAACCGCAACGCGCCGCCACCGCCTGA
- a CDS encoding FAD binding domain-containing protein, with translation MRAFNYSRANSPAAAAVQAAQVEGAKFIAGGTNLLDLMKLDIETPLHLIDVNHLGLDQIEATPEGGLRIGALVRNTDLAADTRVRKDYALLSRALLAGASGQLRNMATTAGNLLQRTRCPYFYDTNQACNKRKPGSGCAAIGGVSRQLGIIGVSDACIATHPSDMAIAMRALDAQIETVKPDGSTRSIAMVDFHQLPGNTPNIETSLTAGELITAVTLPAPVGGTHVYHKVRDRSSYAFALVSVGLILQKDGSGRVAVGGIAPKPWRVEAADALLAKGAKAVSERLLDGATPTHDNQFKLTLVERTLGSVLAQAREDA, from the coding sequence ATGAGAGCGTTCAATTACAGCCGCGCCAACTCCCCTGCCGCAGCCGCTGTGCAAGCCGCGCAAGTCGAAGGCGCGAAGTTCATCGCGGGCGGCACCAACCTGCTGGACTTGATGAAACTCGACATCGAAACTCCGCTGCACCTGATCGACGTCAACCACCTTGGACTGGATCAGATCGAAGCGACGCCCGAGGGCGGCTTGCGCATTGGCGCGCTGGTGCGCAACACCGATCTGGCCGCCGATACCCGCGTGCGCAAAGACTACGCCTTGCTCTCCCGCGCCTTGCTCGCAGGCGCCTCCGGGCAGTTGCGCAACATGGCGACCACCGCCGGCAACCTGCTGCAACGCACCCGCTGCCCGTACTTCTACGACACGAATCAAGCCTGCAACAAACGCAAGCCCGGCAGTGGCTGCGCGGCGATTGGCGGGGTCAGTCGGCAACTGGGGATCATCGGCGTCAGCGACGCCTGCATCGCCACCCACCCCAGCGACATGGCCATCGCCATGCGCGCCCTCGATGCGCAGATTGAAACGGTCAAACCGGACGGCAGCACCCGCAGCATCGCCATGGTCGATTTCCATCAGTTGCCCGGTAACACGCCGAATATCGAAACCAGCCTGACCGCCGGCGAACTGATTACCGCCGTGACCCTGCCGGCACCGGTCGGCGGCACCCACGTTTATCACAAGGTGCGTGATCGTTCGTCTTACGCGTTTGCCCTGGTCTCCGTCGGCCTGATCCTGCAAAAGGACGGCAGCGGCCGCGTCGCCGTCGGCGGTATCGCGCCGAAACCGTGGCGGGTGGAAGCCGCCGATGCGTTGCTGGCCAAAGGCGCGAAAGCCGTCAGCGAGCGCCTGCTCGACGGCGCCACGCCGACCCACGACAACCAATTCAAACTGACCCTGGTCGAGCGCACGCTTGGCTCGGTGTTGGCGCAAGCGAGGGAAGACGCATGA
- a CDS encoding L-lactate permease: MVWQQIYDPFGNPLISTLMAAVPVVVMLAALAFFHVKAHLAALLALASALLISIFAFGMPASMAGSAALFGAANGLLPIGWIVLNIIFLHRLTTENGSFKVLQDSLARITDDRRLQLLLIAFCFGAFFEGAAGFGTPVAVTGAILIGLGFSPLAASGLALIANTAPVAFGALGTPIITLAKVTGLDEMELSMMVGRQLPFFSVLVPFWLIWAFAGWRKMLEIWPAILVAGVSFAVPQFLVSNYHGPMLVDVIAALISMACLTLFLKVWKPATIHTSAALSGRVDNSKVDEEQVTASAAFSDQARPAVMRAWMPWIILTVFVFAWGTQGFKNMFDTRPAIDPVTQSAKLDPQGKPLREANPIFAPAITFTNLHLQIEKVPPVVAAPKAEEAVYKFTWLTSTGSGILLAAIVGGLLMGYSIPQLIKQYLRTLWVVRFSLITIAAMLALGFLTRYSGLDATMGLAFAATGVFYPMFGTLLGWLGVALTGSDTASNVLFGGLQRVTAEQLGISPVLMAAANSSGGVMGKMVDAQSIVVASTATRWYGHEGEILRYVFFHSIVLAILVGGLVTLQAYVAPFTHMVVGGH, from the coding sequence ATGGTCTGGCAGCAAATCTACGATCCGTTCGGCAATCCGCTGATCTCCACACTCATGGCCGCGGTGCCGGTGGTGGTGATGCTCGCCGCGCTGGCGTTCTTCCACGTCAAGGCGCATCTGGCCGCACTGTTGGCGCTGGCGTCAGCCTTGCTCATCTCGATCTTCGCCTTCGGCATGCCGGCGAGCATGGCCGGTTCCGCTGCGTTGTTTGGTGCGGCCAATGGCTTGCTGCCGATCGGCTGGATCGTCCTCAACATCATCTTTCTGCACCGCCTGACCACCGAGAACGGCTCGTTCAAAGTGCTGCAGGATTCACTGGCGCGGATCACCGATGACCGTCGCTTGCAGTTGCTGCTGATCGCCTTCTGCTTCGGCGCGTTTTTTGAAGGAGCGGCCGGGTTCGGCACACCGGTGGCGGTGACCGGAGCGATTCTGATTGGTCTGGGTTTCTCGCCACTCGCTGCGTCCGGTCTGGCACTGATCGCCAATACCGCGCCAGTGGCTTTCGGCGCACTCGGCACGCCGATCATCACCCTGGCCAAAGTCACCGGGCTGGATGAGATGGAGCTGTCGATGATGGTTGGTCGGCAGTTGCCGTTCTTCTCGGTGCTGGTGCCGTTCTGGCTGATCTGGGCCTTTGCCGGATGGCGCAAGATGCTGGAGATCTGGCCGGCGATTCTGGTGGCTGGCGTCAGTTTCGCGGTGCCGCAGTTTCTGGTGTCGAACTACCACGGGCCGATGCTGGTGGATGTGATCGCCGCGCTGATTTCCATGGCCTGTCTGACGCTGTTCTTGAAGGTCTGGAAACCCGCGACCATCCATACCTCGGCAGCGCTGTCTGGGCGGGTCGACAACTCCAAAGTCGACGAAGAGCAAGTCACCGCCAGCGCCGCATTCAGCGATCAGGCGCGCCCGGCAGTGATGCGCGCGTGGATGCCGTGGATCATCCTCACCGTGTTCGTGTTTGCCTGGGGCACCCAAGGTTTCAAGAACATGTTCGACACCCGCCCCGCCATCGACCCGGTCACGCAATCGGCCAAGCTCGATCCGCAAGGCAAACCGTTGCGCGAGGCCAACCCGATTTTCGCCCCGGCCATCACCTTCACCAATCTGCATCTGCAAATCGAAAAAGTCCCGCCGGTGGTGGCCGCGCCGAAGGCTGAAGAAGCGGTCTACAAGTTCACCTGGCTCACCTCCACCGGCAGCGGCATCCTGCTGGCGGCGATTGTCGGCGGCCTGCTGATGGGGTACTCGATTCCGCAACTGATCAAGCAGTACCTGCGCACGCTATGGGTGGTGCGGTTTTCGTTGATCACCATTGCGGCGATGCTGGCGCTGGGGTTTCTCACGCGTTACTCGGGGCTGGATGCGACCATGGGCCTGGCGTTCGCGGCGACAGGGGTTTTCTATCCGATGTTCGGCACGTTACTCGGTTGGCTGGGGGTGGCGTTGACGGGCTCGGATACCGCCTCGAACGTGCTGTTTGGCGGCTTGCAACGGGTGACGGCGGAACAGCTCGGGATCAGTCCGGTATTGATGGCCGCCGCCAATAGCTCCGGTGGGGTGATGGGCAAAATGGTCGATGCGCAGTCGATTGTGGTCGCCTCCACCGCCACCCGATGGTACGGGCATGAGGGCGAGATTCTGCGCTATGTGTTCTTCCACTCGATTGTGCTGGCGATCCTGGTAGGTGGGTTGGTGACGTTGCAGGCTTATGTCGCGCCATTTACCCACATGGTCGTCGGCGGGCATTAA
- the thpR gene encoding RNA 2',3'-cyclic phosphodiesterase, producing MMDEKRLFFALDCPPAQRKAIAQWRSELGLRTGKPVPADNFHLTLLFLGAVPLAQIGEVCEAAGKVRTPGEPLRISLDRLQVWHRAGVLSLAPEQAPQALLRLVYALEQAMLPFGFEEPSHEFRPHLTLARDYRAPEPESATPAEFFLRAERFALFESHKGRYRIVQDWPLA from the coding sequence ATGATGGATGAAAAGCGGCTGTTCTTTGCCCTCGACTGCCCACCGGCACAGCGCAAGGCGATTGCTCAGTGGCGTAGCGAGTTGGGTTTGCGAACCGGCAAACCAGTGCCAGCGGATAACTTCCATCTGACGCTGCTGTTCCTCGGCGCAGTGCCGTTGGCGCAGATCGGCGAAGTCTGCGAAGCCGCCGGTAAAGTGCGCACGCCGGGTGAGCCTTTGCGGATTTCACTGGATCGTTTGCAGGTCTGGCATCGCGCCGGGGTGTTGTCGTTGGCGCCGGAGCAGGCACCGCAGGCGCTGCTGCGCCTGGTTTATGCACTGGAGCAGGCCATGTTGCCGTTCGGTTTTGAAGAGCCATCGCACGAGTTTCGCCCGCATCTGACCCTGGCGCGGGACTATCGCGCGCCGGAACCGGAGTCCGCCACGCCGGCGGAATTCTTCCTGCGCGCCGAACGTTTTGCCCTGTTCGAATCGCACAAGGGCCGCTACCGGATTGTGCAGGACTGGCCGCTGGCCTGA